The following proteins are co-located in the Echinicola sp. 20G genome:
- a CDS encoding class I SAM-dependent methyltransferase gives MYKNIATNFAWAALAKAGGLITKHYLYKMERNLYDKVVFFYDQLAALILGKGYRESKLTFLDQINNGDKVLIVGGGTGSNLPQIVSRVGKEGKVYYVEASEKMIKKAKKNTKAVGHGNIEFIHQSDFHDLPLKKFDVIITQYLMDILPEKELDNLFGELQKRVRQNTKWVFTDFFDKPGRRWLQFVMIQFFRITTKNPRNDLPNYKFFFDKYGWNISDSKNHKGGWIRSWLCVKPIN, from the coding sequence ATGTACAAAAATATTGCCACCAATTTCGCTTGGGCTGCTCTCGCTAAAGCAGGTGGCCTGATTACAAAACACTATCTTTATAAAATGGAAAGGAATCTTTATGATAAAGTGGTGTTTTTTTATGATCAACTAGCGGCTTTAATTTTGGGAAAGGGGTATCGAGAAAGTAAATTGACATTTTTAGATCAGATAAACAATGGAGACAAAGTGCTTATAGTTGGAGGAGGAACAGGTTCAAATCTTCCTCAAATAGTGTCTAGGGTGGGTAAAGAGGGGAAAGTATATTATGTGGAGGCCTCAGAGAAGATGATCAAAAAAGCTAAGAAAAACACAAAAGCAGTAGGGCATGGGAATATTGAATTTATCCATCAAAGTGATTTTCATGATTTGCCCTTGAAGAAATTTGATGTGATTATCACACAATACCTAATGGACATTCTGCCAGAGAAAGAATTGGATAATCTTTTTGGTGAATTGCAAAAACGTGTAAGACAGAACACAAAGTGGGTTTTTACAGATTTTTTTGATAAGCCCGGCAGAAGATGGCTTCAATTTGTGATGATTCAGTTTTTTAGAATTACGACCAAAAACCCTCGGAATGATTTACCTAACTATAAATTCTTTTTTGATAAATACGGATGGAATATTAGCGATTCAAAGAACCATAAAGGAGGTTGGATAAGGAGTTGGTTGTGTGTGAAACCTATTAACTAG
- a CDS encoding acyl-CoA dehydrogenase family protein: MKNLLKSFSGIKSLIKNIDFAKLNELSQKVDLNEMVGVVSKMSEEDLAKMMKMMKGGGKKKEIPEVNGDFYTLEKTLPPHEQEIIAQVRDFMEKEIRPIANEYWNKGHFPMHIIPKMAKLNIAGLTYKGYGCPGHSALLEGFLAMEMARVDTSISTFFGVQSGLAMGSIYVCGSEEQKTEWLPQMQKMEVIGAFGLTEPKVGSGVAGGLTTTCKREGDEWVINGQKKWIGNATFSDITIIWARDLDDQQVKGFIVRKDNPGFHPEKIENKMALRTVQNALITMKDCRVPESDRLQNANSFKDTSEILRLTRAGVAWQAVGCGRGAYEAALRYTNERKQFGRPIAGFQLVQDLLVTMLGDLTAMQTMVYRLSQMQDAGELKDEHASLAKVFCTLRMRTIVDHSRELFGGNGILLEYDIARFVADAEAIYSYEGTKEINSLIVGRAITGQSAFV; encoded by the coding sequence ATGAAAAACCTATTGAAATCTTTTTCTGGCATAAAGTCCCTGATCAAGAATATAGACTTCGCCAAACTTAACGAGCTCTCCCAAAAAGTGGACCTCAATGAAATGGTCGGTGTGGTGTCCAAAATGAGTGAAGAAGACCTTGCGAAAATGATGAAGATGATGAAGGGAGGAGGAAAGAAAAAAGAAATTCCTGAAGTCAATGGAGATTTCTATACACTCGAAAAAACATTGCCTCCTCATGAGCAAGAGATCATCGCCCAAGTAAGGGATTTTATGGAAAAGGAAATTCGACCTATTGCCAATGAATATTGGAACAAAGGTCATTTCCCGATGCATATTATCCCTAAGATGGCAAAGCTGAACATTGCTGGCTTAACTTATAAAGGCTATGGCTGTCCTGGCCACTCTGCCCTATTAGAAGGCTTTTTGGCCATGGAAATGGCCCGAGTGGACACATCAATTTCCACCTTTTTCGGAGTTCAATCAGGCTTGGCCATGGGTTCCATTTATGTCTGTGGTTCTGAAGAGCAAAAAACAGAATGGTTGCCTCAAATGCAGAAAATGGAGGTCATTGGTGCTTTTGGATTGACTGAACCCAAAGTTGGCTCTGGTGTGGCGGGGGGATTGACCACAACTTGTAAACGCGAAGGAGATGAGTGGGTGATCAACGGACAGAAAAAGTGGATCGGAAATGCAACTTTCTCTGACATTACCATCATATGGGCAAGGGATCTAGATGATCAACAAGTAAAAGGTTTCATCGTAAGAAAAGACAACCCGGGCTTTCATCCAGAAAAGATTGAAAATAAAATGGCCTTACGGACCGTCCAAAATGCATTGATCACCATGAAAGATTGTAGGGTACCAGAAAGTGATAGACTTCAAAATGCCAACTCATTTAAAGACACTTCTGAAATTCTTCGCTTGACCAGAGCCGGAGTGGCCTGGCAAGCAGTCGGCTGTGGAAGAGGAGCTTATGAAGCCGCTTTGAGATACACCAATGAGCGAAAACAGTTTGGACGACCGATAGCTGGTTTTCAGTTGGTACAAGACCTATTGGTCACGATGCTTGGAGACCTTACCGCCATGCAAACCATGGTCTATCGACTTTCCCAAATGCAGGATGCGGGAGAACTGAAAGACGAACACGCTTCCCTTGCCAAAGTTTTCTGTACATTGAGGATGCGAACGATAGTAGACCATTCTCGTGAATTGTTTGGTGGAAATGGTATTTTACTGGAATATGATATCGCCCGGTTTGTAGCTGATGCAGAAGCCATTTATAGCTATGAAGGCACTAAGGAAATCAATTCCCTGATCGTAGGAAGGGCCATCACAGGTCAAAGCGCTTTTGTTTAG
- a CDS encoding UbiA family prenyltransferase gives MAQVLNKYYNYFQWLSLDVVLGACAGLFFFQHLLDITLTPVVYVLMSLAVWGIYTFDHLMDARNIEGQASSARHLFHQENFNKLLIWLFLVGITGFYLAFNYIKFSRLITFGILLGTMIVGNIMFLKFFGKKMTFLKELSTAAFYTAGITLVPLIRFPEGGLPKAFWFFAFGYFLMAWFNLLLLSYMDKDSDMKDNMNSIVNVLGEGLTKNLLSGLLYIGLAYILSLFFFLSSMYYLYALVLLIMFLIHALAFARSKNNKEAVRRQIDAAYMLPFLLIFVF, from the coding sequence ATGGCGCAAGTACTTAATAAATATTATAATTATTTTCAATGGCTCTCCTTGGATGTGGTGCTTGGAGCATGTGCTGGTCTATTCTTTTTCCAACATCTCTTGGATATTACCCTGACACCGGTTGTCTATGTTTTAATGTCACTGGCTGTTTGGGGGATTTATACTTTTGACCACTTGATGGATGCCAGAAATATTGAAGGCCAGGCCAGTTCTGCCAGACATCTTTTTCATCAAGAAAACTTCAATAAACTCTTGATTTGGCTTTTTTTGGTGGGAATTACGGGGTTTTATTTGGCATTTAATTATATCAAGTTCTCTCGTTTGATCACTTTTGGAATCTTATTGGGAACAATGATAGTAGGGAATATCATGTTTCTTAAGTTTTTTGGCAAGAAAATGACCTTTCTTAAGGAGCTTTCCACGGCTGCTTTTTACACTGCTGGAATAACCCTTGTACCCTTGATCCGTTTTCCAGAAGGTGGGTTACCCAAGGCTTTCTGGTTTTTCGCCTTTGGCTACTTTTTGATGGCTTGGTTTAACCTGCTTTTGCTGTCTTATATGGACAAAGACAGTGACATGAAGGATAATATGAATTCTATTGTGAATGTTTTGGGAGAAGGGCTTACCAAAAATCTATTAAGTGGCTTATTATATATTGGTCTAGCTTATATCCTCAGTTTATTTTTCTTTTTGAGTTCAATGTATTATTTATATGCCTTGGTGTTACTGATCATGTTTTTGATTCATGCCCTTGCTTTCGCCCGTTCCAAAAACAATAAGGAGGCTGTACGAAGACAAATAGATGCTGCATACATGCTTCCTTTTCTGTTGATATTTGTTTTTTGA
- a CDS encoding GDSL-type esterase/lipase family protein, translated as MKRILLSSLFLFFLSIAAIAQSPVKVACVGNSITQGPGRDHPDSWPLLMQDILGEGFLVKNFGVSGRTLLKNGDYPYWNEPQFQEVQDFEADILVIKLGTNDSKPQNWKYKEEFVANYIDLINTFKASMPEDGEVYVCIPVPVFKDNFGITESVMVDEMRPMLKEIAKKTHSKMINLYKPLQKHGDLFADGVHPNKEGNLLMAEAVAKKIK; from the coding sequence ATGAAAAGAATTCTTTTAAGCAGCTTATTTCTATTTTTCTTAAGCATTGCCGCCATTGCCCAGTCTCCAGTGAAAGTAGCATGTGTAGGAAACAGCATCACTCAAGGACCGGGTAGAGACCATCCGGACAGCTGGCCTTTATTAATGCAAGACATCTTAGGGGAAGGTTTTTTGGTTAAGAATTTTGGTGTTAGTGGAAGAACTTTGCTCAAAAATGGTGACTACCCTTATTGGAATGAACCACAGTTTCAGGAAGTCCAAGATTTTGAAGCAGATATTTTAGTGATCAAACTGGGCACCAATGACTCCAAACCTCAAAACTGGAAGTACAAGGAAGAATTTGTCGCTAATTATATTGACCTCATCAATACATTTAAAGCCAGCATGCCTGAAGATGGAGAAGTGTATGTCTGCATTCCAGTTCCAGTTTTCAAAGATAACTTTGGAATCACTGAAAGTGTCATGGTAGATGAAATGAGACCAATGCTAAAAGAAATTGCCAAAAAGACCCATTCCAAAATGATCAACTTATACAAGCCGCTCCAAAAGCACGGAGACCTTTTTGCAGATGGAGTTCACCCCAACAAAGAAGGTAACTTACTTATGGCTGAAGCAGTCGCAAAAAAAATCAAATAA
- the gcvP gene encoding aminomethyl-transferring glycine dehydrogenase → MKIDLNPSVKFENRHNGPSLQERVEMLEKIGVASIEELIDQTIPKAIQLEKPLNLPTAKSEATFLKDFRKLASKNKIYKSFIGLGYYDTIVPGVILRNVLENPGWYTAYTPYQAEIAQGRLEALVNFQTMVMDLTGMEMANASLLDEGTAAAEAMNMLYATRPRDKKKAAKFFVDEKVFVQTKEILKTRAIPVGVELVEGALSDLDLTDPELYGVMLQYPNADGEAINYKALVDTAKANNVYTAFAADLLSLTLLTPPGEMGADVVVGTTQRFGVPMGFGGPHAAYFATKDTFKRQVPGRIIGISVDKDGNKAYRMALQTREQHIKRERATSNICTAQVLLAVMAGMYGVYHGPQGLKDIASKIHGLAKLTGQGLEQLGFKQENKNFFDTIKIKVDDVQQSKVKAFALSHEMNFRYEPGYVYLAFDEGKTIEDVKGIIEVFARTTHLSADVVDLNPLIENLDFNVSDGLNRTSDYMDHMIFNAFHSEHEMLRYIKRLENRDLSLVHSMISLGSCTMKLNATAEMIPVTWPEFGQLHPYAPQDQAAGYYELFQDLRNWLSEITGFTETSLQPNSGAQGEFAGLMVIRAYHESRGEAHRNIALIPSSAHGTNPASAVMAGMKVVIVKCDDLGNIDIEDLKEKAEKHKDNLSSFLVTYPSTHGVFEEAIREMCQIIHDNGGQVYMDGANMNAQVGLTSPGNIGADVCHLNLHKTFCIPHGGGGPGMGPICVAKHLEPFLPSNPLVKTGGQEAITAISAAPFGSASILPISYAYIAMMGREGLKHATQTAILNANYIKERLSEYFPILYTGSQGRAAHEMIVDFREFKNVGIEVEDIAKRLIDYGFHSPTVSFPVAGTLMIEPTESETKAELDRFCDALISIREEIREIEEGKADAENNVLKNAPHTAKMVMSDDWDLPYSREKAVYPLEYVRNSKFWPTVRRIDSAYGDRNLVCSCIPTEDYEEEVAS, encoded by the coding sequence ATGAAAATTGATTTGAACCCCTCAGTAAAGTTTGAAAATCGACATAATGGACCTTCTCTTCAGGAGAGGGTGGAAATGTTGGAAAAGATAGGAGTTGCATCTATTGAAGAGTTGATTGATCAAACTATTCCGAAGGCGATTCAGCTGGAAAAGCCACTGAATTTACCCACTGCCAAATCTGAAGCGACCTTTTTGAAGGACTTTAGAAAATTAGCATCTAAGAATAAAATCTACAAATCATTTATTGGTTTGGGCTATTACGACACCATCGTTCCGGGAGTAATTCTAAGGAATGTATTGGAAAATCCAGGATGGTATACAGCTTATACTCCTTATCAGGCGGAAATTGCCCAGGGAAGATTAGAGGCCTTGGTAAACTTCCAGACCATGGTCATGGACCTGACAGGAATGGAGATGGCAAATGCCTCTTTATTGGATGAGGGAACTGCTGCAGCTGAAGCCATGAATATGCTTTATGCAACCAGACCAAGAGATAAGAAAAAAGCTGCGAAGTTCTTTGTGGATGAAAAAGTTTTCGTGCAGACCAAGGAAATCTTGAAGACACGTGCTATTCCTGTGGGAGTGGAGTTGGTTGAAGGCGCGCTAAGTGATTTGGATCTTACTGATCCAGAACTTTATGGGGTAATGCTTCAATATCCTAATGCAGACGGAGAAGCGATCAACTATAAAGCCTTAGTGGATACTGCCAAAGCGAATAATGTTTATACTGCCTTTGCGGCTGACCTTCTTTCTTTGACCCTTTTGACCCCTCCAGGTGAAATGGGCGCAGATGTGGTAGTAGGTACTACCCAAAGATTTGGCGTTCCAATGGGATTTGGTGGGCCTCATGCTGCGTATTTTGCTACCAAAGACACCTTCAAAAGACAAGTGCCAGGAAGAATTATTGGTATCTCTGTAGATAAAGATGGTAACAAGGCTTATAGAATGGCCTTACAAACCAGAGAGCAACACATCAAAAGAGAGAGAGCTACCTCTAATATTTGTACTGCTCAGGTATTGTTGGCAGTAATGGCAGGGATGTATGGTGTGTACCACGGACCACAAGGACTAAAAGATATTGCTTCCAAGATCCATGGCTTGGCCAAATTGACTGGGCAAGGACTGGAGCAGCTTGGATTTAAACAAGAAAACAAGAATTTCTTCGATACCATCAAAATCAAAGTAGACGATGTTCAACAGTCAAAGGTGAAAGCTTTTGCGCTTTCCCATGAGATGAACTTCCGTTATGAGCCAGGTTATGTGTACTTGGCATTTGATGAGGGCAAGACGATTGAAGATGTAAAAGGAATCATTGAAGTATTTGCCAGGACTACGCATTTGAGTGCAGATGTGGTGGATCTTAATCCTTTGATCGAAAACCTTGACTTTAATGTTTCTGATGGACTCAACAGGACATCAGATTATATGGATCACATGATCTTCAATGCTTTCCATTCGGAGCATGAGATGTTGAGATATATCAAACGATTGGAAAATCGTGACCTTTCATTGGTGCACTCCATGATTTCTTTGGGATCATGTACGATGAAGCTAAACGCTACTGCTGAGATGATTCCGGTAACTTGGCCTGAATTCGGTCAATTGCATCCATATGCGCCGCAAGATCAGGCAGCAGGTTACTATGAGTTGTTCCAAGACTTGAGAAACTGGCTTTCAGAAATCACTGGCTTTACCGAAACTTCTTTGCAGCCCAACTCTGGAGCGCAAGGGGAGTTTGCTGGTTTGATGGTTATTCGAGCTTATCATGAGAGCAGAGGTGAAGCACACAGAAATATTGCTTTGATTCCTTCCTCCGCTCACGGTACTAATCCTGCTTCCGCTGTAATGGCCGGCATGAAAGTAGTTATCGTGAAGTGTGATGACTTAGGGAACATAGATATTGAAGACCTAAAGGAAAAAGCTGAAAAGCATAAGGATAACCTTTCCTCTTTCTTGGTGACTTACCCTTCCACTCATGGAGTGTTTGAAGAAGCCATCAGAGAAATGTGTCAAATTATCCACGACAATGGAGGCCAAGTTTACATGGATGGAGCCAACATGAACGCACAGGTTGGTTTGACCAGCCCAGGTAATATTGGTGCTGATGTTTGTCACTTGAACTTGCACAAGACATTCTGTATTCCTCACGGTGGTGGAGGACCAGGTATGGGGCCTATTTGTGTGGCCAAACACCTTGAACCATTCTTGCCAAGCAATCCTTTGGTGAAGACTGGTGGACAGGAAGCCATTACTGCCATCTCTGCAGCTCCATTTGGAAGTGCCAGTATTTTGCCTATTTCTTATGCTTATATTGCAATGATGGGTAGAGAGGGCTTAAAACATGCTACTCAAACTGCCATCTTGAATGCCAATTATATCAAAGAAAGGTTGAGTGAGTACTTCCCTATTTTGTACACTGGTTCTCAGGGACGAGCGGCTCACGAGATGATTGTGGATTTCAGGGAGTTCAAAAATGTAGGTATTGAAGTGGAAGATATCGCCAAAAGGTTGATCGATTATGGATTCCACTCTCCGACAGTATCTTTCCCAGTAGCAGGGACTTTGATGATCGAACCAACAGAGTCAGAAACCAAAGCTGAATTGGATAGATTCTGTGATGCCTTGATCTCCATCAGGGAGGAAATCAGAGAAATTGAAGAGGGAAAAGCGGATGCAGAAAACAATGTGTTGAAAAATGCACCTCATACTGCTAAGATGGTGATGAGTGATGACTGGGATTTGCCTTATTCAAGAGAGAAAGCTGTTTATCCTTTGGAATATGTAAGGAATAGCAAATTCTGGCCTACAGTGAGGAGAATTGATTCTGCTTATGGGGACAGAAATTTGGTTTGTAGCTGTATCCCAACTGAGGATTACGAAGAAGAAGTGGCCTCTTAA
- a CDS encoding M28 family peptidase encodes MKRNYFVAAAMGLMVSWQATAQQQFLADKYASTIKDTDLEEYLTYLASDELEGRDTGKKGQKLAAEYLSNFYQENGLEGPVNGAYTQPFSLTSVSWGDLELKVGKQNLVNNEDFVFIGDGDAKRTKTDLVFLGLASEENLAKVDVEGKFVGLWAIGQRANDLLDKIWEAGATGVIVVTMEGQANFDRLANRYKSLSGRGRLGFDKPTQQKPVYLVSSEKMASLFGKSVDELKEAAKSNPESIPTQKARYKIEKVKEMVSTENVMGYLEGTDKKDEVLVISSHYDHVGINSKGEINNGADDDGSGTVSVMEIAQAFATAAKEGNRPRRSVLFLNVTGEEKGLLGSEYYTDNPIFPLENTVNNLNIDMVGRIDYEYQDAENQDYVYVIGSEMLASQLKTIIEYNNITHTDLILDYRYDAEDDPNRFYYRSDHYNFAKHNIPVAFFFNGVHDDYHQPTDTVEKIEFELMQKRARLIFYTAWDLANRATRTPVDGSNDRGER; translated from the coding sequence ATGAAGAGAAATTATTTTGTGGCCGCCGCCATGGGTCTAATGGTATCCTGGCAAGCCACAGCACAGCAGCAATTTCTGGCTGATAAATATGCCAGTACAATCAAAGACACCGATCTAGAAGAATACCTCACTTATCTTGCTTCTGATGAATTGGAAGGAAGAGATACAGGTAAAAAAGGACAAAAGTTAGCAGCAGAATACTTATCCAATTTCTACCAAGAAAACGGCCTTGAAGGCCCTGTAAACGGAGCTTATACACAACCATTTTCTCTGACTAGTGTTTCTTGGGGTGATTTAGAATTAAAAGTAGGCAAGCAAAATCTTGTAAACAACGAGGATTTTGTATTCATAGGCGATGGAGATGCCAAAAGAACCAAAACCGACTTGGTTTTCTTGGGATTGGCCAGTGAAGAGAACCTTGCCAAAGTAGATGTTGAAGGTAAATTTGTAGGTTTATGGGCCATTGGACAAAGAGCCAATGATTTGCTTGACAAGATTTGGGAGGCAGGTGCCACCGGAGTTATTGTCGTAACCATGGAAGGTCAGGCTAACTTTGACAGATTGGCCAACAGGTACAAGTCATTGAGCGGCAGAGGCCGTTTGGGCTTTGACAAACCCACCCAGCAAAAACCAGTGTACTTGGTAAGCTCTGAAAAAATGGCAAGCCTTTTCGGTAAGTCAGTTGACGAACTAAAAGAAGCTGCCAAAAGCAACCCTGAAAGCATTCCAACCCAAAAAGCTCGATACAAAATAGAGAAGGTAAAAGAAATGGTCTCTACTGAAAATGTAATGGGTTATTTGGAAGGAACAGATAAGAAGGACGAAGTTTTAGTCATTTCTTCTCATTATGACCACGTAGGTATCAACAGCAAAGGTGAAATCAACAATGGCGCTGACGATGATGGCTCAGGGACTGTTTCTGTAATGGAAATCGCCCAAGCTTTTGCTACTGCAGCCAAAGAAGGAAACCGCCCAAGAAGATCCGTACTTTTCTTGAATGTTACTGGAGAAGAAAAAGGACTTTTGGGATCTGAATACTACACTGACAATCCTATTTTCCCTCTTGAAAACACGGTAAACAACCTGAATATCGATATGGTGGGAAGAATCGATTATGAATACCAAGATGCAGAAAACCAAGACTATGTCTATGTGATTGGTTCTGAGATGTTGGCTTCCCAATTGAAGACCATCATAGAATACAATAACATCACACATACAGACCTGATCTTGGATTACCGCTATGACGCTGAAGATGATCCAAACAGGTTCTACTACAGATCTGACCACTACAACTTTGCCAAGCACAATATCCCAGTTGCTTTCTTCTTCAATGGTGTACATGATGACTACCATCAGCCTACTGACACCGTGGAAAAGATTGAATTTGAATTGATGCAGAAAAGAGCAAGATTGATTTTCTACACCGCTTGGGATTTGGCCAATAGAGCAACCAGAACTCCTGTAGATGGCAGCAATGACAGAGGCGAAAGATAA
- a CDS encoding DEAD/DEAH box helicase — protein MSDSPQSFENFKINKQLLEAVREAGYTKPTPIQEQAIPLALAGQDILGIAQTGTGKTAAYVLPILMKVKYAQGMHPRALILAPTRELVMQIEQAIIELGKYTDLRYVCLYGGIGPTPQIEKIQEGVDIVIATPGRFMDIYSKGNIFVREIKTMVLDEADKMMDMGFMPQIRAILEVIPVKRQNLLFSATFSDRVERISQEFLEFPERIEIALQATTADTVAQTKYFVPNLKTKINLLDHLLQDEHIKRVIVFTKSRKNAEAVYQYLERRKHGEIRVIHANKGQNTRINSVEDFKAGEVRILVATDVASRGLDISMVSHVVNFDVPLIYEDYVHRVGRTGRAEQEGEAFTFVNPAEEYHFHKIEEIIRMEVPELAIPSEVNITETPFAEKQGYDREIDSQKRKENPDFKGAFHEKKPRANKNPHYNPEKKKVRGNKNSKAKKNRNQMKKKGGKR, from the coding sequence ATGTCTGATAGCCCGCAGTCTTTTGAAAATTTTAAAATAAACAAGCAGCTTTTGGAAGCTGTCAGGGAGGCAGGTTATACCAAGCCAACTCCCATTCAGGAGCAGGCCATCCCCTTGGCTTTGGCCGGGCAGGATATATTGGGAATCGCCCAAACGGGAACGGGGAAGACGGCAGCCTATGTGTTACCAATCCTGATGAAAGTTAAATATGCCCAAGGAATGCATCCAAGGGCTTTGATTTTGGCGCCTACTCGTGAATTGGTGATGCAGATCGAACAAGCCATCATCGAGTTGGGCAAGTACACAGACTTGAGATATGTTTGCTTATATGGTGGGATAGGTCCCACGCCTCAAATTGAAAAGATTCAGGAGGGGGTAGATATTGTGATCGCTACACCAGGAAGGTTTATGGATATCTATAGCAAAGGAAATATTTTTGTGAGGGAGATCAAGACCATGGTGCTGGATGAAGCTGATAAGATGATGGACATGGGCTTTATGCCTCAGATTCGCGCCATTCTGGAAGTGATACCTGTAAAGCGTCAAAACCTTCTTTTTTCGGCTACCTTTTCTGACCGTGTAGAACGCATTTCGCAGGAATTTCTGGAGTTTCCTGAAAGGATAGAAATTGCTTTGCAGGCGACAACAGCTGATACGGTTGCCCAAACCAAGTATTTTGTGCCTAACCTAAAGACTAAGATTAACCTGTTGGATCACTTGTTGCAGGATGAACATATCAAGCGGGTAATCGTATTCACCAAATCCAGGAAGAATGCTGAAGCCGTTTACCAGTACTTGGAAAGAAGAAAGCATGGAGAAATAAGAGTCATCCACGCCAATAAAGGGCAGAATACCCGGATCAATTCTGTGGAAGATTTCAAGGCGGGTGAGGTAAGGATTTTGGTGGCAACTGATGTAGCATCTAGAGGCTTGGATATTAGTATGGTAAGCCATGTGGTGAATTTTGATGTGCCTTTGATTTATGAAGATTATGTGCATCGAGTGGGACGAACTGGGCGTGCAGAGCAAGAAGGAGAGGCTTTTACATTTGTGAACCCTGCGGAGGAATATCATTTTCATAAAATTGAAGAAATAATCCGTATGGAGGTTCCGGAGCTGGCCATTCCATCAGAGGTGAACATAACAGAGACTCCTTTTGCGGAGAAGCAAGGGTATGATAGGGAGATTGACAGTCAGAAAAGGAAGGAGAATCCAGATTTCAAAGGGGCCTTTCATGAGAAAAAGCCTAGAGCCAATAAAAATCCCCATTACAATCCTGAAAAGAAAAAAGTACGTGGCAATAAAAATAGCAAGGCTAAAAAGAACCGTAACCAGATGAAGAAAAAAGGAGGAAAGAGATAA
- a CDS encoding dihydroorotase yields the protein MTKNILITDANIVNEGKITRGDVFIQNGLIFSVGGDLKDFEADITIDAKGKYLLPGLIDDQVHFREPGLTHKAEIYTEAKAAVAGGITSFMEMPNTVPQSTTLELLEEKYKIASEKSLANYSFYLGATNDNLDELLKADPENICGIKVFQGSSTGNMLVDNQETLENIFEKCKMLIATHSENDDIIKANLDKYKEEFGEDIPIKYHPKIRSAEACYDASKRVVDLARKHGTKLHILHISTGKEVTLFDNTLPLEEKRITAEACVHHLWFSEEDYDEKGTLIKWNPAVKSSEDREEILKGVLDDHIDVIATDHAPHTLEEKDNVYTKAPSGGPLVQHNLVALLEMYHQGKISLEEIVQKTSHNVAILFEIEKRGYIRPGYFADLVLVDLDSPWEVNKENILSKCGWSPFEGQTFQSKVTHTIVSGHLAYENETFNEEQKGQRLKFSRK from the coding sequence ATGACGAAGAATATATTGATCACAGATGCAAATATAGTAAATGAAGGTAAGATTACCCGTGGCGATGTCTTCATCCAGAACGGTTTGATTTTTTCTGTGGGTGGTGACCTAAAGGATTTTGAAGCTGACATTACGATTGACGCGAAAGGAAAATACTTACTCCCAGGTCTAATTGACGATCAAGTACATTTCAGAGAACCAGGACTTACCCATAAGGCAGAAATATATACCGAGGCCAAAGCAGCGGTGGCAGGTGGAATCACTTCTTTTATGGAAATGCCCAATACGGTACCGCAATCCACCACTTTGGAGCTTTTAGAAGAGAAATACAAAATTGCCTCAGAAAAGTCATTAGCCAATTACTCTTTTTACCTTGGCGCTACCAATGACAACTTGGACGAGCTTCTTAAAGCCGATCCCGAAAACATCTGCGGCATCAAAGTATTCCAAGGATCCTCCACCGGAAACATGCTAGTGGACAATCAGGAAACACTAGAAAATATATTCGAAAAATGTAAGATGCTTATCGCTACGCACAGCGAAAATGACGACATCATCAAAGCCAACTTGGACAAATACAAGGAAGAGTTCGGAGAAGATATCCCTATTAAGTATCACCCAAAAATCCGTTCTGCTGAAGCTTGCTATGATGCTTCCAAACGAGTAGTTGATCTCGCCAGAAAGCATGGAACCAAGCTCCATATCTTGCACATTAGCACAGGCAAAGAAGTGACGTTATTTGACAACACCCTCCCATTGGAAGAAAAAAGAATCACCGCTGAGGCATGTGTTCACCACCTTTGGTTCTCAGAGGAAGACTATGATGAGAAAGGGACTTTGATCAAGTGGAATCCAGCTGTTAAATCCAGTGAAGATAGAGAGGAAATATTAAAAGGTGTTCTCGATGACCATATTGATGTTATTGCCACTGACCATGCTCCTCATACCTTGGAAGAAAAGGACAATGTTTACACCAAAGCTCCTTCAGGCGGGCCTTTGGTACAACATAACCTTGTTGCCCTTTTGGAAATGTACCATCAAGGAAAAATAAGCTTAGAAGAAATCGTTCAAAAGACCAGTCATAATGTAGCTATCCTTTTTGAAATTGAGAAAAGAGGCTATATCAGACCCGGATATTTTGCTGACCTAGTGTTGGTTGACCTCGATTCTCCTTGGGAGGTGAATAAAGAAAATATTCTTTCTAAGTGTGGGTGGTCTCCTTTCGAGGGGCAAACTTTCCAGTCAAAAGTCACACACACAATTGTTTCCGGACACTTAGCGTACGAAAACGAGACATTCAATGAAGAACAAAAAGGACAACGTTTGAAATTTTCCAGAAAATAA